In a genomic window of Corynebacterium choanae:
- a CDS encoding TetR/AcrR family transcriptional regulator translates to MRRDAALRRQALIESACSLFRKHAHQVPLEAIAADAGVGIATLYRNFPDRQALLHACGMHVFHQIIALQEDLLQHFTEDPASHWQRYTSELVELGVGTMVATFAPEHLDQLPADVLANRDKAGALGEEIVSLAAEAGLVHDTLSHTIFLAGLVNITRPPVPGLIQLAPNIEQFLVDTYLRGLRPVPFPT, encoded by the coding sequence ATGCGCCGTGACGCCGCGCTACGCCGCCAAGCGCTCATTGAGAGTGCTTGTTCTCTCTTCCGTAAACATGCCCACCAAGTACCGCTGGAGGCAATTGCCGCCGATGCCGGGGTCGGCATAGCAACCCTGTATCGAAACTTCCCAGATCGACAAGCCCTCCTGCACGCCTGCGGCATGCACGTCTTCCACCAGATTATTGCGCTGCAAGAAGACCTTCTCCAACACTTCACAGAAGATCCAGCCTCCCACTGGCAGCGCTACACTTCCGAACTTGTCGAACTCGGGGTCGGCACCATGGTTGCCACCTTCGCCCCGGAACACTTGGATCAACTCCCCGCTGATGTGCTCGCCAACCGTGATAAAGCCGGTGCCCTCGGTGAAGAAATTGTTAGCCTCGCCGCCGAGGCTGGCCTTGTCCACGACACACTGAGCCACACGATTTTCCTGGCTGGACTGGTCAATATTACCCGCCCTCCCGTGCCCGGATTAATCCAGCTTGCGCCGAATATCGAACAATTTCTTGTCGATACCTATTTGCGGGGTCTGCGACCCGTGCCCTTCCCGACATAA
- a CDS encoding MBL fold metallo-hydrolase translates to MKLVGCVAGPFQTNCWMVINSETASVTVIDPGYGAAKIVDDYCQEQQLTVGEILLTHGHIDHMRDAGVLATTHGCTVSIHPDDAFMLTDPSGGVSSQAMALHDVGSMVKVPADSLQQLTHEQQITIGEEQFTVRHAPGHSPGSVLLVGEEICFSGDVLFKGSIGRTDLPGSDWSAMEQTLANQVLTLPDNLMILPGHGPTTKMQAERLGNPYLRKYQS, encoded by the coding sequence ATGAAACTCGTTGGATGTGTTGCTGGTCCTTTTCAAACAAATTGCTGGATGGTTATCAATAGCGAAACGGCTTCTGTCACCGTCATCGATCCGGGCTACGGTGCCGCTAAAATCGTCGATGATTATTGCCAGGAGCAGCAACTCACCGTGGGGGAGATTCTGCTGACGCACGGCCATATTGATCACATGCGTGACGCAGGAGTACTCGCCACAACCCATGGTTGTACTGTCTCTATTCATCCTGACGACGCATTTATGCTCACCGATCCGTCGGGCGGGGTTTCCAGCCAAGCTATGGCGTTACACGATGTTGGATCAATGGTGAAGGTTCCCGCAGACTCCTTGCAACAACTAACCCATGAGCAACAAATCACCATCGGGGAAGAGCAGTTCACGGTGCGGCACGCCCCGGGACATTCCCCAGGAAGTGTGCTTCTGGTGGGGGAGGAAATCTGTTTTAGTGGAGATGTGCTGTTTAAAGGATCGATTGGGCGAACCGATTTACCTGGTTCTGATTGGTCTGCGATGGAGCAAACGCTCGCCAACCAGGTGCTGACCTTGCCGGATAATCTCATGATTTTGCCTGGCCACGGCCCTACCACGAAAATGCAAGCAGAACGACTCGGCAATCCGTATCTGCGAAAATATCAGTCGTAA
- a CDS encoding CAP domain-containing protein produces MTSSANATASVLPQLPADSSIIQQEVLSSHPFSSSAADQLLTPLVAATVPPYVSAEERYLFARVNALRISRLLPPLHFDDTLYRASQHWSDHLLGQPGSGCPPLVHTPPGAGISENLGCLGGAPDPDRLIDLWLHSPPHAANLFHPTATRGAIAFVITPRATVATLQLR; encoded by the coding sequence ATGACCAGTAGTGCAAACGCTACAGCATCAGTATTGCCACAGCTACCAGCGGATTCATCTATTATTCAGCAGGAAGTTTTGTCTTCCCATCCGTTCAGTTCATCGGCGGCCGACCAACTGTTGACGCCCCTTGTTGCCGCAACAGTGCCGCCTTATGTCAGTGCGGAAGAGCGATATCTGTTTGCCCGTGTCAATGCGCTGCGCATTAGCCGTTTACTGCCGCCACTGCACTTTGACGACACCTTATATCGTGCGTCACAGCACTGGTCGGATCATCTCCTCGGGCAGCCCGGCAGCGGATGTCCCCCACTTGTGCACACTCCCCCTGGTGCGGGGATCAGTGAAAATCTTGGCTGCCTGGGAGGAGCTCCCGATCCGGATCGTCTTATTGACCTTTGGTTACACTCCCCGCCTCATGCAGCAAACCTCTTTCATCCCACTGCCACCCGGGGCGCGATAGCATTCGTCATCACGCCACGGGCAACAGTCGCCACCCTACAGCTGCGCTAA
- a CDS encoding phosphotransferase: MHSVQEIVEIAEELLTDRFGGTQRLSEPSDLGGSGNARVLRVRVAPQPFLQARSVVLKYVPRVGDRFDDAALIREVVAYQFCTSLPVDKRPGPELLAYDIDRRILVIGDAGDGDTLDVLLDTTDSKARLQVVRKLGRSLGSIHAATADREEHFTILLKRMLARYPHTSTVQQMREVTLPKAIDRGLDLLVAAGITVDDQVQQFATEAQRRLVTGQHRAFTPFDLSPDNILLTAKPQFLDYEWAGFRDATFDVACVIGGFPQFLFAHPLTDSEAEAFVDAWVDEVKTLWPNVTNRVRLRARLIAALIGWAASSVAYLYHGSMHQLVAEMEQRMQQSQADAGDIPALDAIARSTAEWDDDVLAGSLFSDMSEEGQLARKDVADTFTALARLAHRGGDPRFAAVATFAESVLARLAELDTSLADRLAEGAGTPAADTATTIGEGH; encoded by the coding sequence ATGCACAGTGTGCAGGAAATTGTCGAAATCGCCGAAGAACTCCTCACCGATCGGTTTGGGGGAACACAGCGATTGTCAGAACCGAGTGACCTCGGCGGATCCGGGAATGCCCGGGTTCTTCGCGTGCGGGTCGCCCCGCAGCCTTTTTTGCAAGCCCGCAGCGTGGTATTGAAATATGTGCCTCGTGTGGGGGATCGTTTCGACGATGCCGCACTCATTAGAGAAGTAGTGGCCTACCAATTTTGCACCTCACTCCCGGTCGATAAACGGCCAGGTCCTGAGCTGCTTGCCTACGATATTGATCGTCGTATTTTGGTGATTGGTGATGCTGGCGACGGCGACACACTCGATGTGCTTCTCGACACCACTGATAGCAAAGCGCGCCTTCAGGTGGTGCGGAAACTTGGTCGCTCCCTCGGGTCGATCCATGCAGCCACAGCTGACCGTGAAGAACATTTCACGATTTTGCTCAAACGGATGCTTGCTCGCTATCCGCACACCAGCACTGTGCAACAAATGCGGGAGGTTACGCTGCCCAAAGCAATCGATCGCGGTCTCGACCTTCTTGTTGCAGCCGGAATTACCGTCGACGATCAGGTGCAACAGTTCGCAACTGAAGCGCAGCGTCGCCTGGTTACCGGCCAACATCGGGCGTTTACCCCATTTGATCTGTCCCCGGATAATATTCTGCTCACCGCCAAGCCACAGTTTTTGGACTATGAGTGGGCAGGGTTTCGCGATGCAACCTTCGACGTTGCCTGCGTCATCGGTGGTTTCCCGCAATTCCTGTTTGCCCATCCTCTCACCGACAGTGAAGCTGAGGCTTTCGTTGACGCGTGGGTGGATGAGGTAAAAACGCTATGGCCTAATGTCACCAACCGGGTTCGTCTTCGGGCGCGGCTGATAGCAGCACTCATCGGGTGGGCAGCTTCCTCGGTGGCCTACCTGTATCACGGGTCGATGCACCAGCTTGTTGCAGAAATGGAACAGCGCATGCAGCAGTCGCAGGCAGACGCAGGTGATATTCCGGCGCTTGATGCCATCGCCCGCAGTACCGCCGAGTGGGATGACGATGTGCTAGCTGGCTCGCTGTTTTCAGACATGAGTGAAGAAGGCCAGCTCGCTCGCAAAGATGTGGCCGACACGTTTACTGCCCTTGCCCGGCTCGCCCACCGAGGTGGTGATCCGCGTTTTGCCGCGGTGGCAACATTTGCCGAATCGGTCCTGGCACGGCTAGCCGAACTGGATACCTCGTTAGCAGATCGTCTAGCTGAGGGAGCAGGTACTCCAGCAGCAGACACTGCCACGACAATCGGTGAGGGACACTAG
- the aspS gene encoding aspartate--tRNA ligase, with the protein MLRTHLAGELNKNTIGEQVTLTGWVARRRDHGGVIFIDLRDRSGLAQVVFRNQDVAERAHHLRSEFCLQVTGVVEARPEGSENPNLASGDVEINVTELTILNESAPLPFQVEEQGKDKVGEEARLKYRYLDLRRAAQAKALTLRSAANKAARTVLDAHGFTEIETPTLTRATPEGARDFLVPARLRPGTFYALPQSPQLFKQLLMVAGMERYYQLARCYRDEDFRADRQPEFTQLDVEMSFVDEDDIIALSEEILTELWKLIGYEITTPIPRMTYADAMRKYGSDKPDLRFDIEIVECQEFFANTTFRVFQAPYVGAVVMEGGASQPRRQLDAWQEWAKQRGAKGLAYILVQEDGELAGPVAKNITDEERAGIAAHVGAKPGDCIFFAAGETKPSRALLGAARNEIAAKLGLIKEGVWSFVWVVDAPLFEPAADATASGDVALGNSAWTAVHHAFTSPKPECLDTFDTDPASALSYAYDIVCNGNEIGGGSIRIHRRDVQERVFKVMGISNEEAQEKFGFLLDAFAFGAPPHGGIAFGWDRIVSLLGGYDSIRDVIAFPKSGGGADPLTDAPAPITPEQRRESGIDAKPKQHQQQAVNK; encoded by the coding sequence GTGTTGCGTACGCATCTGGCCGGAGAATTAAACAAAAACACTATTGGTGAGCAGGTGACGCTCACCGGTTGGGTGGCGCGTCGTCGTGACCATGGTGGCGTGATCTTCATCGATCTGCGGGATCGTTCCGGTCTAGCGCAGGTGGTGTTTAGGAATCAGGATGTTGCTGAGCGTGCCCATCATCTGCGCAGCGAGTTCTGCTTGCAGGTTACCGGCGTTGTTGAAGCCCGTCCAGAGGGGAGTGAAAACCCCAATCTTGCCAGCGGCGATGTAGAAATTAACGTCACTGAGCTGACGATCTTGAATGAGTCGGCACCGCTGCCATTCCAGGTGGAAGAGCAAGGCAAAGACAAAGTCGGTGAGGAAGCTCGCCTGAAGTATCGTTACCTTGATTTGCGGCGTGCCGCCCAAGCCAAAGCTCTCACCTTGCGTTCGGCTGCAAATAAGGCTGCCCGCACCGTCTTGGACGCACACGGTTTCACCGAAATTGAAACGCCGACGCTCACTCGGGCAACCCCAGAAGGCGCCCGCGACTTCCTCGTGCCAGCCCGGCTGCGCCCAGGAACGTTCTATGCGCTGCCACAGTCGCCCCAGCTGTTCAAACAGCTGCTCATGGTTGCTGGTATGGAACGCTACTATCAGCTTGCCCGTTGCTACCGCGACGAAGATTTCCGCGCCGACCGGCAGCCAGAGTTTACTCAGCTTGACGTTGAGATGAGCTTCGTCGATGAAGATGACATTATCGCCCTGTCGGAAGAGATCTTGACCGAGCTGTGGAAACTCATCGGCTACGAGATCACTACCCCAATTCCGCGGATGACCTACGCCGATGCGATGCGCAAATATGGTTCCGACAAGCCGGATCTGCGCTTCGACATTGAGATCGTCGAATGTCAGGAATTCTTTGCGAACACTACCTTCCGGGTGTTCCAAGCACCATATGTTGGTGCGGTAGTGATGGAAGGCGGCGCATCCCAGCCGCGCCGTCAGCTGGATGCCTGGCAGGAATGGGCTAAGCAGCGCGGCGCTAAGGGACTTGCATATATTCTCGTGCAAGAAGATGGCGAACTCGCCGGACCAGTTGCGAAAAACATCACCGATGAAGAGCGTGCTGGTATTGCTGCTCATGTTGGTGCAAAGCCTGGCGACTGTATTTTCTTTGCGGCCGGTGAAACAAAACCGTCGCGTGCTCTGCTAGGAGCTGCGCGCAATGAAATCGCCGCCAAACTCGGCCTGATTAAAGAAGGTGTCTGGTCATTTGTGTGGGTAGTTGACGCGCCACTGTTTGAGCCAGCAGCTGATGCCACCGCCTCCGGCGATGTTGCCTTAGGTAACTCTGCATGGACTGCGGTGCACCACGCCTTCACCTCACCGAAGCCAGAATGCCTTGACACCTTCGATACCGATCCGGCCAGCGCACTGTCTTACGCCTACGACATTGTGTGTAATGGCAACGAAATCGGTGGCGGCTCTATCCGTATTCACCGCCGCGACGTTCAAGAGCGCGTGTTTAAGGTGATGGGTATCTCAAACGAGGAAGCACAAGAAAAGTTCGGCTTCCTGCTTGATGCCTTCGCCTTCGGTGCACCACCACACGGTGGTATCGCCTTTGGCTGGGATCGTATTGTCAGCCTGCTCGGCGGATACGATTCAATTCGTGACGTCATCGCCTTCCCGAAGTCGGGTGGTGGCGCTGATCCACTCACCGATGCACCTGCACCGATCACCCCGGAGCAGCGTCGCGAATCGGGGATTGATGCAAAGCCGAAGCAGCACCAGCAGCAGGCGGTCAACAAGTAA
- a CDS encoding peptidylprolyl isomerase encodes MSNNETRRREAMQQLERELSARDRKEKSKPLAIVAASLAIILAIVGGIWFANSRTTDETVDAAASSTTASEDADTIAPVLDGKRTTPLPDTVTCAYNQNERPAKDVGLPPTENVSATGTVDITLDTSAGKIPLTLDRAAAPCTVNAITYLASKDYYDDVVCHRLTTSGIKVLQCGDPSGTGAGGPGFTFADEYPVDVVDDQLVTYPRGSVAMANAGPSTNGSQFFLNYGDSPLPPNYTYFGTIADEGLTTLDAIAAKGTADGQSDGAPAEEVKIANVEVAN; translated from the coding sequence TTGAGTAACAATGAGACCCGTCGCCGGGAGGCGATGCAGCAACTCGAGCGTGAGCTCAGTGCCCGTGATCGGAAAGAAAAAAGCAAGCCGCTTGCTATTGTCGCAGCGTCGCTGGCGATTATTTTAGCGATCGTCGGCGGTATCTGGTTTGCAAATTCTCGCACCACCGACGAAACCGTTGATGCTGCAGCATCTTCTACCACTGCTAGTGAAGATGCTGACACCATCGCCCCTGTGCTTGATGGCAAGCGCACTACCCCACTGCCTGACACAGTAACTTGTGCCTACAACCAAAATGAGCGGCCGGCCAAGGATGTGGGGCTCCCCCCAACTGAGAATGTGTCAGCTACCGGCACTGTCGATATCACCTTGGATACTTCCGCCGGGAAGATTCCGCTGACGCTTGATCGGGCAGCTGCTCCTTGCACAGTCAACGCCATCACCTATTTGGCGTCGAAAGACTATTACGATGACGTAGTGTGCCATCGTCTGACCACCAGCGGCATTAAGGTGCTGCAATGTGGTGACCCGTCGGGCACCGGTGCCGGTGGCCCCGGATTCACCTTCGCCGATGAGTACCCAGTCGATGTTGTTGACGACCAGCTCGTCACCTATCCCCGCGGCTCGGTGGCGATGGCGAATGCTGGTCCTTCCACCAACGGTTCGCAGTTCTTCTTAAACTATGGTGATTCCCCACTGCCACCGAACTACACCTACTTCGGAACTATTGCTGACGAGGGACTCACGACACTTGATGCGATTGCGGCAAAGGGTACCGCTGACGGCCAGTCCGACGGTGCTCCCGCTGAGGAAGTAAAAATCGCAAACGTTGAGGTTGCCAACTAG
- the ypfJ gene encoding KPN_02809 family neutral zinc metallopeptidase has protein sequence MTFKDNVAQSGNRANRRSGGAGRGMVIGGGGLGTLLLVGAFLLFGGDPSELGALIGSDQPAIEQPSDPQAGANCRTGADANRDVDCRLEFTARSLDQIWSEQLPTQAQLDYVAPGLTLFNGQVTTGCGAASASTGPFYCPRDTTAYFDSSFFRQIEQLGGSNAPLAQEYIVAHEFGHHIQNLENNLGKSDYNNPGADSDAVKVELQADCYGGIWAHYADKGEDALLEPITREQLRDAVETARAVGDDNIQQRTQGRVNPDGFTHGSSEQRQEAFLAGYQTGKMSSCDFLGTGGYRD, from the coding sequence ATGACGTTTAAAGATAATGTCGCACAATCCGGCAACCGGGCGAATCGCCGCTCCGGCGGTGCTGGACGAGGCATGGTCATCGGTGGTGGTGGCCTCGGCACGTTGCTGCTTGTTGGTGCGTTTCTGCTATTTGGCGGGGATCCTAGTGAACTGGGTGCACTCATCGGCTCCGATCAACCAGCCATTGAGCAGCCATCCGATCCGCAGGCCGGCGCTAATTGTCGTACCGGCGCGGACGCCAACCGTGACGTGGATTGCCGATTGGAATTCACTGCTCGGTCACTCGACCAGATCTGGAGTGAACAACTCCCTACCCAAGCACAATTGGACTATGTGGCTCCGGGGCTTACCCTGTTTAACGGTCAAGTCACCACTGGTTGCGGGGCAGCCAGCGCCTCTACCGGCCCCTTCTACTGCCCACGAGACACCACGGCCTATTTTGATTCATCGTTCTTCCGGCAGATTGAACAGTTAGGGGGCAGCAATGCGCCGCTAGCCCAGGAATATATTGTGGCCCACGAATTCGGTCACCACATCCAAAATCTGGAGAATAATCTCGGCAAATCAGATTACAACAATCCTGGCGCTGATTCGGATGCTGTCAAAGTAGAGCTGCAAGCTGACTGCTATGGCGGTATCTGGGCACATTACGCCGACAAAGGAGAAGATGCTCTCCTTGAACCCATTACCCGTGAGCAGCTGCGTGATGCTGTCGAAACTGCGCGGGCAGTTGGCGATGACAATATTCAACAACGCACCCAAGGGCGGGTCAATCCCGATGGCTTTACCCACGGTTCTTCTGAGCAGCGCCAAGAGGCATTCCTTGCTGGCTACCAAACCGGCAAAATGAGCTCTTGTGACTTTTTAGGTACTGGCGGCTATCGGGACTAA
- a CDS encoding replication-associated recombination protein A, with translation MAENPLFDDAAIAGSRQPSAESAQPKSGSGQADSAAVNRIADDGSTTYFHPGAGAPLAARMRPRNLAEVVGQQHVLGAGKPLERLINGQGENSVILYGPPGTGKTTLASLISQATARKFVALSALSAGVKEVREVIAAARKNLAAGQPTVLFIDEVHRFSKTQQDALLAAVENRIITLVAATTENPSFAVVAPLLSRSLVIQLQPLAEDDIATLLHRAITDIRGLDGRITVAEPALEQLVRLSGGDARRALTYLEAVAETVPTGGELTAAMVADNMQQAVVRYDRSGDQHYDVTSALIKSIRGSDVDASLHYLARMIHAGEDPRFICRRLIILASEDIGLADPQALVQATATADAVHLIGLPEARINLAQLVVYLALAPKSNAVYHAIDAAIADVAAGLAGPVPVHLRDGHYAGAEKLGHAQGYNYPHHAPRGVVQQQYMPTALEDKQYYQPAGHGEEARLSQVHRRLRSIVRGTDDR, from the coding sequence ATGGCGGAAAACCCACTGTTTGATGACGCTGCTATCGCCGGAAGTAGACAACCATCCGCCGAGTCGGCGCAGCCCAAATCAGGCTCAGGACAAGCAGACTCAGCGGCGGTGAACCGAATAGCCGATGATGGGTCAACGACCTATTTTCATCCCGGGGCAGGGGCGCCACTTGCCGCTCGTATGCGTCCCCGCAACCTTGCTGAGGTGGTGGGACAACAACACGTCCTTGGAGCAGGTAAACCCTTAGAGCGCCTCATCAACGGCCAGGGAGAAAACTCGGTGATCTTATACGGGCCGCCAGGTACCGGAAAAACCACCTTGGCATCTTTGATCTCGCAGGCAACAGCCCGGAAATTTGTCGCCTTATCGGCACTGTCAGCGGGGGTGAAGGAAGTCCGGGAAGTCATTGCCGCCGCCCGGAAAAACCTCGCTGCAGGGCAGCCTACTGTGCTGTTTATCGATGAGGTTCATCGGTTTTCTAAAACCCAGCAGGATGCGCTCTTAGCGGCCGTAGAAAATCGGATCATTACTCTGGTTGCGGCGACTACGGAGAATCCTTCGTTTGCAGTCGTAGCACCGCTGTTATCCCGCTCGCTGGTTATTCAGCTTCAGCCCCTTGCTGAAGATGACATCGCAACTCTGCTGCACCGGGCGATCACCGATATCCGTGGCTTGGATGGACGAATAACCGTCGCGGAGCCGGCGCTAGAGCAACTTGTTCGACTCTCCGGTGGCGATGCGCGGCGGGCATTAACCTATTTGGAAGCGGTGGCGGAAACCGTGCCAACCGGCGGCGAGCTCACGGCCGCGATGGTGGCCGACAATATGCAGCAGGCTGTGGTGCGCTATGACCGTTCAGGGGATCAGCACTATGACGTCACCAGTGCACTGATTAAATCCATTCGTGGCTCTGATGTTGATGCCAGCCTGCACTATTTGGCACGCATGATCCATGCCGGGGAAGATCCGCGCTTTATCTGCCGGCGGCTCATTATTTTGGCCAGCGAAGACATAGGTCTTGCCGACCCGCAGGCCCTCGTACAGGCGACCGCTACCGCTGACGCAGTGCATTTGATTGGTTTGCCGGAGGCGCGCATCAACCTCGCCCAGCTGGTGGTCTATTTGGCGCTCGCCCCGAAGTCGAATGCGGTGTATCACGCCATTGATGCGGCGATTGCTGATGTGGCGGCTGGTTTAGCAGGTCCTGTCCCCGTTCACCTCCGGGACGGCCACTATGCGGGGGCGGAAAAACTCGGCCACGCCCAAGGCTACAACTATCCGCATCATGCGCCGCGAGGTGTAGTGCAGCAGCAATATATGCCAACAGCACTTGAAGACAAACAGTATTATCAGCCTGCAGGACACGGGGAAGAAGCCCGGCTAAGCCAA
- the hisS gene encoding histidine--tRNA ligase — MSEKQQLTKFSAPKGVPDYYPPQSPLFLHVRDTFSHQAHLAGYEHIELPIFEDTGLFARGVGESTDVVSKEMYTFADRGDRSVTLRPEGTAGVMRSVIEHNLDRGQLPVKLTYHGPFFRYERPQAGRYRQLQQVGVEAIGVDDPLLDAEVIALADRCYRAVGLTQYRLEISSLGDHTCRPEYRQALQAFLFALPLDDETKRRAEVNPLRVLDDKRPEVKEMTADAPLMLDYLSHEARDHFETVTGLLDDLGVNYVINPRLVRGLDYYTKTCFEFVHDGLGAQSGIGGGGRYDGLMAQLGGQALSGIGFGLGVDRTLLALEAEQVNPIDTSRVHVYGVAMGDAARSHVAALIDQCRAHGIAADMSYGGRGLKGAMKGADRAGARFALVVGESELEAGQVMVKNLATGEQVATPRNDVVASLQQQLSRPSQ; from the coding sequence GTGAGTGAGAAACAACAGTTGACCAAATTTTCCGCACCCAAAGGCGTACCCGATTACTATCCGCCACAGTCGCCACTGTTCCTCCATGTGCGCGACACGTTTTCTCACCAGGCGCATCTGGCCGGCTACGAACATATTGAATTGCCAATTTTCGAAGACACCGGCCTGTTTGCTCGCGGGGTGGGCGAGTCCACCGACGTGGTTTCAAAAGAGATGTACACCTTTGCAGACCGCGGTGATCGTAGTGTGACGTTGCGTCCTGAGGGCACCGCCGGGGTCATGCGGTCGGTCATCGAACACAACCTTGACCGTGGTCAATTACCGGTGAAACTTACCTATCATGGCCCATTTTTCCGCTATGAACGCCCCCAAGCTGGTCGCTATCGGCAACTGCAGCAAGTCGGTGTGGAAGCCATTGGTGTCGATGATCCCCTCCTTGATGCAGAAGTCATTGCGCTTGCCGACCGCTGCTATCGGGCTGTGGGGCTTACACAGTATCGGTTAGAAATCTCCTCGCTCGGCGATCACACCTGTCGTCCCGAATATCGGCAGGCTCTTCAGGCATTCTTGTTTGCACTGCCGCTGGATGATGAAACGAAACGACGTGCTGAAGTCAATCCCCTGCGGGTGCTCGACGACAAGCGCCCCGAGGTCAAAGAGATGACCGCTGATGCGCCGCTGATGTTGGACTATCTCTCCCATGAGGCACGTGATCATTTTGAAACGGTAACTGGGTTGCTGGATGACCTCGGCGTGAACTATGTCATCAACCCGCGGCTTGTGCGCGGTCTTGACTATTACACAAAGACTTGTTTTGAATTTGTACACGACGGTTTGGGTGCCCAGTCCGGCATTGGTGGCGGCGGCCGCTATGACGGTTTGATGGCACAACTCGGCGGGCAAGCCCTATCCGGAATAGGATTCGGTCTCGGCGTGGATCGAACCTTGCTGGCGCTGGAAGCAGAACAAGTCAATCCCATCGATACCTCCCGTGTACACGTCTACGGCGTGGCCATGGGCGACGCCGCCCGGAGCCATGTCGCTGCGTTGATTGATCAGTGCCGTGCACACGGAATTGCCGCGGATATGAGCTACGGTGGTCGTGGTCTGAAGGGGGCAATGAAAGGCGCAGACCGGGCGGGGGCGCGGTTTGCCCTCGTGGTTGGCGAGAGCGAGTTGGAAGCTGGCCAGGTGATGGTGAAAAATCTGGCCACCGGCGAACAAGTAGCCACCCCGCGCAACGACGTTGTCGCTTCTTTGCAACAGCAGCTTTCGCGTCCATCACAGTAG